Proteins from a single region of Anastrepha ludens isolate Willacy chromosome 5, idAnaLude1.1, whole genome shotgun sequence:
- the LOC128864248 gene encoding alpha-tocopherol transfer protein isoform X1 — protein sequence MSSVEIKHDIDLEPELPEEIQKIAKEQGECDDTKLQIIDDFRRYILEHDNCKPHRTDDDYLQKFLRARYWDVESSFELMVNYCKFREQNKTYYEKVRPLQLKSLGDEDIITVTPYRDQKGHRILIYRFGAWKPGKISVDDIFRATIILLELGSLEPIAQVIGGIGIFDLKDLSLSHVFHLSPSVVQKMIALLVTSMPVRTSALHIVNQNWAFNAAYNMFKPFMNAAMKERLFIHGSDMKSLHKHISPNHLPKRYGGVHDDYPYQLWMDNLIDNQRIHKELGQLGYIF from the exons ATGTCATCCGTTGAAATTAAACACGATATAGATCTTGAGCCTGAGTTGCCAGAGGAGATCCAAAAGATAGCCAAAGAACAGGGTGAATGTGATGATACAAAACTACAGATCATTGACGACTTTCGCAGGTACATCCTAG AACATGACAACTGTAAGCCCCACCGCACTGATGATGACTATTTGCAGAAATTTCTACGTGCACGCTATTGGGACGTGGAGAGCAGTTTCGAATTG aTGGTCAATTATTGCAAATTTCGTGAGCAGAATAAGACATATTATGAAAAAGTGAGGCCGCTGCAGCTAAAATCCCTAGGCGATGAGGATATTATAACAGTAACACCATATCGGGATCAAAAAGGGCATCGTATTTTGATTTATCGTTTCGGTGCATGGAAACCAGGCAAAATCTCTGTCGACGATATATTTCGTGCCACGATCATTCTACTCGAATTGGGCTCGTTAGAGCCAATTGCACAGGTGATAGGCGGTATAGGCATATTCGACTTGAAAGATCTCTCTTTGAGCCATGTATTTCACTTAAGTCCAAGCGTGGTGCAGAAAATGATCGCTTTATTAGtg aCATCTATGCCAGTAAGAACTTCAGCCCTGCACATTGTAAATCAAAATTGGGCGTTCAATGCTGCATACAACATGTTTAAGCCATTTATGAATGCCGCGATGAAGGAACGTTTGTTCATACATGGCTCGGATATGAAGTCACTTCATAAGCATATAAGCCCGAATCACTTGCCGAAGAG gTATGGTGGTGTACATGATGATTACCCGTATCAACTATGGATGGACAATCTGATCGATAATCAGAGAATACACAAGGAGTTAGGCCAGTTAGGATATATATTCTAA
- the LOC128864248 gene encoding alpha-tocopherol transfer protein isoform X2, translating into MIQNYRSLTTFAEHDNCKPHRTDDDYLQKFLRARYWDVESSFELMVNYCKFREQNKTYYEKVRPLQLKSLGDEDIITVTPYRDQKGHRILIYRFGAWKPGKISVDDIFRATIILLELGSLEPIAQVIGGIGIFDLKDLSLSHVFHLSPSVVQKMIALLVTSMPVRTSALHIVNQNWAFNAAYNMFKPFMNAAMKERLFIHGSDMKSLHKHISPNHLPKRYGGVHDDYPYQLWMDNLIDNQRIHKELGQLGYIF; encoded by the exons ATGATACAAAACTACAGATCATTGACGACTTTCGCAG AACATGACAACTGTAAGCCCCACCGCACTGATGATGACTATTTGCAGAAATTTCTACGTGCACGCTATTGGGACGTGGAGAGCAGTTTCGAATTG aTGGTCAATTATTGCAAATTTCGTGAGCAGAATAAGACATATTATGAAAAAGTGAGGCCGCTGCAGCTAAAATCCCTAGGCGATGAGGATATTATAACAGTAACACCATATCGGGATCAAAAAGGGCATCGTATTTTGATTTATCGTTTCGGTGCATGGAAACCAGGCAAAATCTCTGTCGACGATATATTTCGTGCCACGATCATTCTACTCGAATTGGGCTCGTTAGAGCCAATTGCACAGGTGATAGGCGGTATAGGCATATTCGACTTGAAAGATCTCTCTTTGAGCCATGTATTTCACTTAAGTCCAAGCGTGGTGCAGAAAATGATCGCTTTATTAGtg aCATCTATGCCAGTAAGAACTTCAGCCCTGCACATTGTAAATCAAAATTGGGCGTTCAATGCTGCATACAACATGTTTAAGCCATTTATGAATGCCGCGATGAAGGAACGTTTGTTCATACATGGCTCGGATATGAAGTCACTTCATAAGCATATAAGCCCGAATCACTTGCCGAAGAG gTATGGTGGTGTACATGATGATTACCCGTATCAACTATGGATGGACAATCTGATCGATAATCAGAGAATACACAAGGAGTTAGGCCAGTTAGGATATATATTCTAA